From Bacillus sp. FSL K6-3431, the proteins below share one genomic window:
- a CDS encoding YwmB family TATA-box binding protein translates to MNKKQALVIIHIIVTICFVTIFIGNNISAAQKSMDIQVLADKIESQNGTIVEWSLYARELVHLSNEDKRLEKIQWLKKQFPNMEWHTGMESSSDIVVGKRQFEYYSEIIKLISTDKNRQSSSYIVYEVRGKSWDRDQNAVESLSKYVSTTIKLLFDKKPVIFSCIKGEFNKRFDEFKYQSLQDLIKSLHAEEVKTLKERDFYSISAKSSLLDETISFTDTEMNMQIGLRNNGSESSTTIVIGTPILTIEY, encoded by the coding sequence ATGAACAAAAAACAAGCGCTCGTAATTATTCATATTATCGTCACAATTTGTTTTGTCACTATTTTTATCGGGAATAACATCAGTGCAGCACAGAAAAGTATGGATATTCAAGTGCTTGCCGATAAAATTGAAAGTCAAAATGGCACTATTGTTGAATGGTCTTTATATGCAAGAGAACTTGTCCATCTTTCTAATGAAGATAAACGGTTAGAAAAAATACAATGGCTTAAAAAACAGTTTCCTAATATGGAATGGCATACTGGTATGGAATCGAGTTCTGACATTGTTGTAGGAAAAAGACAATTTGAATATTATAGCGAAATAATTAAATTAATATCAACCGACAAAAACAGACAATCCTCGTCGTATATTGTATACGAGGTACGGGGAAAGAGTTGGGATCGGGATCAGAATGCTGTAGAAAGCTTGTCCAAGTATGTTTCAACAACAATAAAGCTACTGTTTGATAAAAAGCCCGTTATTTTCTCTTGTATAAAAGGCGAATTCAATAAAAGGTTCGATGAATTTAAGTATCAATCTTTGCAAGATTTAATTAAATCCTTGCACGCGGAAGAGGTAAAAACGTTAAAAGAAAGAGACTTTTACTCGATATCAGCGAAATCCTCTCTTTTAGACGAAACCATATCTTTTACCGATACTGAAATGAATATGCAAATTGGACTACGAAATAATGGATCTGAGTCGAGTACAACAATTGTAATCGGCACACCAATCTTAACGATTGAATATTAA